A genome region from Brassica oleracea var. oleracea cultivar TO1000 chromosome C2, BOL, whole genome shotgun sequence includes the following:
- the LOC106322998 gene encoding glucan endo-1,3-beta-glucosidase 12 isoform X2 yields the protein MRHLLYIFFFIPILGFAGAGQESTPIEALNLLQLLPQTTDLELAVSVRDNKTITEISSSIIKAETWLKTHVLSRYPSTKITTIVIFSPDSCQTTQRKPTFDLVLSSLKNLHHSLTRWGLEKNIKVSSGFSYQCLNNLEAFKPTLAFLRSINSTFTINPPPNFLYSPDNHLDMLRSVEKFGSLSFNRVNFLNPDQEEAAVAAMATRRNLRSLINFSRKFTLNFPTLPSPSPENSPVHSSIGYPSPQPSPEQSPPELSPAEQSPISSPAEQSPISSPPEKSPISSPPEKSPIASPGLSLSPCIPHPTPSPPPSPPVKEKGVEGLWCVAKPSVAAETLQQSLDFACGQGGANCDEIKPRGICFYPDTTVAHASYAFNSYWQKTKRNGGSCSFGGTAMLITTDPSYQHCRFVLS from the exons ATGAGACATCTCCTTTACATTTTCTTCTTCATTCCCATTCTTGGTTTTGCAG GAGCTGGTCAAGAATCAACGCCCATTGAAGCTCTGAATCTCCTCCAACTTCTTCCTCAAACCACTGATCTTGAGCTAGCTGTTTCCGTGAGAGACAACAAAACCATTACCGAGATTTCATCAAGCATCATAAAGGCTGAAACTTGGCTTAAAACCCATGTCCTCTCTCGTTACCCTTCCACCAAAATCACCACCATTGTTATCTTTTCCCCTGACTCTTGCCAAACCACACAACGCAAACCCACCTTTGACCTGGTACTCTCATCTTTGAAGAACCTACACCATTCTCTCACAAGATGGGGTCTTGAGAAGAACATCAAAGTCTCCTCTGGCTTCTCTTACCAGTGCTTAAACAACCTAGAAGCCTTTAAACCTACTCTCGCCTTCCTCAGATCCATAAACTCCACTTTCACCATAAACCCACCTCCAAACTTCCTCTACTCTCCTGATAACCATCTTGATATGCTTCGTTCCGTGGAGAAGTTCGGATCTTTGAGCTTCAACAGAGTGAACTTCTTAAACCCTGACCAAGAAGAAGCTGCGGTGGCGGCGATGGCAACAAGAAGAAATCTCAGATCTTTAATCAATTTTAGCAGAAAATTCACATTAAACTTCCCAACACTGCCCTCTCCCTCACCGGAAAACTCACCAGTTCACTCCTCCATCGGATATCCATCTCCACAGCCTTCGCCGGAGCAATCTCCGCCGGAGCTCTCACCGGCGGAGCAATCTCCGATCTCATCTCCGGCAGAGCAATCTCCGATCTCATCTCCGCCGGAGAAATCTCCGATCTCATCTCCGCCGGAGAA ATCTCCGATCGCATCTCCAGGACTCTCGCTTTCGCCGTGCATTCCTCATCCGACTCCTTCGCCGCCGCCGTCGCCGCCGGTGAAAGAGAAGGGGGTGGAAGGGCTGTGGTGCGTGGCGAAACCGAGCGTGGCGGCGGAGACGTTGCAGCAGTCTTTGGACTTTGCGTGCGGACAAGGAGGAGCCAACTGCGACGAGATTAAGCCTCGTGGGATATGTTTCTATCCGGACACGACCGTGGCTCACGCGTCTTATGCTTTCAACAGTTACTGGCAAAAGACGAAACGTAACGGAGGAAGTTGCTCTTTCGGTGGCACCGCTATGCTCATCACTACTGATCCAA GTTATCAGCATTGCAGGTTTGTTCTGAGTTGA
- the LOC106322756 gene encoding LOB domain-containing protein 37 translates to MSCNGCRVLRKGCSENCILRPCIQWIETADAQGHATVFVAKFFGRAGLMSFISAVPESQRPALFQSLLYEACGRTVNPVNGAIGMLWTGNWNICQAAVETVLRGGSLRPIPGLLAHGGGFAGFPSVTSEEGSEICTGMLNLTDGSSDRNIYHHSRFSSSRSRSTLDSSPKKRRRVDSSELDLSLNPNLSTKTTPSPTRQRSGTPSMNSEESVATTTTTTTSFCDATPTGVRYGNGGGGEASKLLNLFV, encoded by the exons ATGAGTTGCAATGGCTGCCGTGTGCTCCGAAAAGGTTGCAGCGAGAACTGCATCCTCAGGCCATGTATCCAATGGATAGAAACCGCCGACGCTCAGGGACACGCCACCGTCTTCGTCGCTAAATTCTTCGGCCGCGCCGGTCTAATGTCTTTCATCTCCGCCGTACCGGAATCTCAACGTCCGG CTCTGTTTCAGTCTTTGCTATACGAAGCTTGTGGGAGAACAGTGAATCCAGTCAACGGAGCTATAGGAATGCTGTGGACGGGTAACTGGAATATCTGCCAAGCTGCGGTTGAGACGGTGCTTCGTGGCGGTTCTTTGAGACCCATCCCAGGGCTTCTCGCTCACGGCGGCGGATTCGCTGGCTTTCCATCGGTTACATCTGAAGAAGGGTCTGAGATCTGCACGGGAATGCTGAACCTTACTGATGGTTCCAGCGACCGTAACATCTACCATCATTCTAGATTCTCAAGCTCAAGATCCAGATCTACGCTGGACTCTTCTCCTAAGAAGCGTAGGCGAGTTGATTCTTCGGAGCTCGATCTTTCACTAAACCCTAATTTATCCACTAAAACAACGCCTTCTCCCACACGGCAGCGATCAGGAACACCGTCCATGAACTCTGAGGAGTCAGTGGCGACGACGACTACTACCACGACGTCGTTTTGTGACGCCACCCCCACAGGTGTACGGTACGGTAACGGCGGAGGAGGAGAGGCCAGCAAGCTGCTTAACCTTTTTGTTTAA
- the LOC106327540 gene encoding formin-like protein 6: MRVPYSILFFFLLLSVNGVKLNEIHRRILHQPLFPETSTPPDIESTPPPPPDAPDQPFFPENPDQNQLPPPPPPPASSDVNGGLPIPTATPTQPAKPGKRIAIVVSVGIVTLGMLSALAFFLYRHKVKHAGDTQKLVNNGRGDGGSRIFHEDPRPPPPPTTFLYMGTVEPVRDSISSGTNNNVPVNNSSPYRKLNSVKRSDRYRPSPELQPLPPLSKPSDYNSPSPSSSSSDGECRETAFYTPHGSAISSDDGYYTAFPRSGNGYSIPHSKRTSPRSKLGSGAGSRSPEMKHVIIPSIRQKQPPLGGLETDEQELPYSKSKPKFSQPPPPPNRAAFQAITQDKPPLHTPPPPPPPPPPQIRPRDVQIPRKLTFKTRTKAVEEAKSESGEGETDPSRPKLKPLHWDKVRASSDRATVWDQLKSSSFRVNEDRMEHLFGCNSASSSAPKEPVRRRSVMPPAENENRVLDPKKSQNIAILLRALNVTREEVSEALLDGNPESLGAELLETLVKMAPTKEEEIKLREYSGDVSKLGTAERFLKTILDIPFAFKRVEAMLYRANFDPEVKYLRNSFQTLEEASLELKASRLFLKLLEAVLMTGNRMNVGTNRGEAKAFKLDTLLKLVDIKGVDGKTTLLHFVVQEITRSEVTVDETTFHGNKDGFRKQGLQVVAGLSRDLANVKRSAGMDSDVLSGYVTKLETGLDKLRSFIKTETTTTTTSTPGKFFDSMKAFLKDAEEEIRKVKGEERKAMSMVKEVTEYFHGDAAKEEAHPLRIFMVVRDFLGVLDNVCKEVRTMQEMSTTMGSASARSFRISATASLPVLHRYKARREEEDTSSDDEHSSNSST, encoded by the exons ATGAGAGTTCCTTACTCCATACTCTTCTTCTTCCTCCTTCTCTCCGTTAACGGCGTGAAGCTGAACGAGATTCATCGAAGAATTCTCCACCAGCCGCTTTTCCCGGAGACTTCTACTCCTCCAGATATCGAGTCCACGCCGCCTCCTCCTCCTGACGCCCCCGATCAGCCTTTCTTCCCTGAGAATCCTGACCAGAATCAGCTCCCTCCTCCTCCTCCGCCTCCTGCTTCCTCTGACGTCAATGGCGGATTACCGATTCCGACGGCTACTCCTACGCAACCGGCGAAACCTGGGAAGAGAATCGCGATCGTCGTCTCCGTCGGAATCGTCACGCTCGGCATGCTCTCAGCTCTGGCTTTCTTCTTGTACCGCCACAAAGTAAAACACGCCGGCGATACTCAGAAACTCGTTAATAACGGAAGAGGCGATGGCGGTTCTCGAATATTCCACGAAGATCCGAGACCACCACCACCACCAACGACGTTTCTCTACATGGGAACCGTTGAACCGGTTAGGGACTCTATTAGTAGTGGAACTAATAATAACGTACCGGTTAATAATTCGTCTCCGTACCGGAAATTAAATTCGGTTAAGAGATCTGATCGCTACCGTCCCAGTCCCGAGCTTCAACCGCTTCCACCGTTATCTAAACCGTCTGACTACAACTCTCCGTCTCCCTCTTCGTCGTCTTCCGACGGCGAGTGCCGAGAGACTGCTTTCTACACGCCGCACGGATCCGCCATCAGCAGCGATGACGGTTACTACACGGCGTTTCCTCGCTCCGGCAACGGCTATTCGATTCCTCACTCGAAGAGGACTTCTCCGAGGTCCAAGCTCGGTTCGGGAGCAGGATCTAGGTCGCCGGAGATGAAGCACGTTATCATTCCGTCGATAAGGCAGAAACAACCGCCGCTAGGGGGATTGGAAACTGATGAACAAGAGCTTCCTTATTCAAAGAGCAAGCCTAAGTTCTCTCAGCCTCCTCCTCCGCCTAATAGAGCGGCGTTTCAGGCGATTACTCAGGATAAGCCTCCGCTCCATACACCGCCTCCTCCGCCACCACCGCCGCCTCCTCAGATAAGGCCGAGAGATGTCCAGATACCTCGAAAGCTAACGTTCAAGACTCGAACGAAAGCTGTTGAAGAGGCCAAAAGTGAATCAGGAGAGGGGGAGACGGATCCAAGCAGGCCAAAGTTGAAGCCACTCCACTGGGACAAAGTACGCGCGAGCTCTGATCGAGCCACAGTTTGGGACCAGCTCAAATCGAGCTCATTCCG AGTGAACGAAGATCGGATGGAGCATCTGTTTGGTTGCAACTCAGCGAGTTCATCAGCTCCAAAGGAACCTGTGAGAAGAAGGTCAGTGATGCCTCCGGCTGAGAATGAGAACAGAGTTCTTGATCCTAAGAAATCTCAGAACATTGCTATCCTCTTAAGAGCACTCAATGTAACACGTGAGGAGGTGTCAGAAGCTCTTCTAGATG GTAACCCCGAGAGCTTAGGAGCAGAGCTTCTAGAGACGTTGGTGAAGATGGCTCCAACAAAGGAAGAAGAGATCAAACTCCGGGAGTACTCTGGTGATGTCTCGAAACTAGGAACAGCTGAAAGATTCCTTAAAACCATTCTCGATATTCCTTTTGCATTCAAAAGAGTTGAAGCAATGTTGTATAGAGCCAACTTTGATCCAGAAGTCAAGTATCTGAGGAACTCTTTCCAGACACTAGAG GAAGCAAGCTTAGAACTAAAAGCAAGCAGGCTATTCCTTAAGCTCCTCGAGGCTGTTCTGATGACAGGAAACCGAATGAACGTTGGCACTAACCGCGGAGAAGCCAAAGCCTTCAAACTTGATACTCTTCTGAAACTCGTAGACATAAAAGGAGTTGACGGCAAGACCACATTGCTTCACTTTGTCGTCCAAGAGATCACAAGATCCGAGGTGACAGTAGATGAAACCACCTTCCATGGAAACAAAGACGGTTTCAGAAAGCAAGGACTACAAGTCGTCGCTGGACTCAGCAGAGACCTGGCAAACGTGAAAAGATCAGCCGGGATGGATTCTGATGTACTGAGTGGTTACGTGACAAAGCTCGAAACGGGTCTTGATAAACTCCGATCTTTTATCAAGACAGAGACAACAACAACAACAACATCAACTCCAGGGAAGTTCTTTGATTCGATGAAAGCGTTTCTCAAAGACGCAGAGGAAGAGATTCGAAAGGTCAAAGGAGAAGAAAGAAAAGCTATGTCAATGGTTAAAGAAGTAACAGAGTATTTCCATGGAGACGCTGCGAAAGAAGAAGCGCATCCTTTGAGAATCTTCATGGTCGTGAGGGATTTTCTAGGAGTACTCGATAACGTTTGTAAAGAAGTGAGGACGATGCAAGAGATGTCGACAACAATGGGTTCGGCTTCAGCTAGATCGTTCAGGATATCAGCTACAGCTTCGTTGCCGGTTCTTCATAGGTATAAAGCAAGACGAGAAGAAGAAGATACAAGCTCAGATGATGAACATAGCAGCAACTCTTCTACGTGA
- the LOC106326297 gene encoding LOW QUALITY PROTEIN: peroxidase 73 (The sequence of the model RefSeq protein was modified relative to this genomic sequence to represent the inferred CDS: inserted 1 base in 1 codon; substituted 1 base at 1 genomic stop codon) translates to MARLGLVLAMALCLTISVFPDTTTAQXNVXAIVRKVVQQKVKETFVTIPATLRLFFHDCFVNGCDASIMIQSTPNNKAEKDHPDNVSLAGDGFDVVIKAKKALDAIPSCRNKVSCADILALATRDVVVAAEGPSYPVELGRRDGLVSTAASVHGNLPRPNDNVDKLNKLFAKNKLTQEDMIALSAAHTLGFAHCNKVFNRIYNFNRTHIIDPTLNKGYAKDLRLAWPKNVDPRIAINIDPITPKKFDNIYFKNLQQGKGLFTSDQVLYTDRRSRPTVDSWAKNSAAFNAAFVKAMTKLGRVGVKTGHNGNIRRDCGAFN, encoded by the exons ATGGCGCGTTTAGGTCTGGTTCTCGCCATGGCTCTTTGCCTTACCATCTCTGTGTTTCCGGACACAACCACTGCTC CTAATGTTTAAGCTATCGTGAGGAAAGTTGTCCAACAAAAAGTCAAAGAGACATTCGTTACTATCCCAGCTACTCTCCGTCTCTTCTTCCACGATTGCTTCGTTAAC GGATGTGATGCGTCGATCATGATTCAATCAACGCCTAACAACAAGGCCGAGAAGGATCATCCAGACAACGTGTCTTTGGCCGGAGACGGATTTGATGTTGTGATCAAAGCCAAGAAAGCTCTTGACGCAATCCCAAGCTGTAGAAACAAAGTTTCTTGTGCTGATATCCTTGCCCTAGCCACCCGCGATGTGGTTGTCGCG GCTGAAGGACCGTCGTACCCAGTGGAACTCGGAAGGCGTGACGGTTTGGTGTCGACGGCTGCTAGCGTCCACGGAAACTTGCCAAGACCAAATGACAACGTTGACAAACTCAACAAGCTCTTTGCCAAAAACAAACTTACTCAAGAGGATATGATCGCTCTTTCAG CGGCTCACACCCTCGGATTCGCCCATTGTAACAAAGTATTCAACAGAATCTACAACTTCAATCGCACACATATCATTGATCCAACTCTAAACAAAGGCTATGCTAAGGACCTTCGATTGGCTTGGCCCAAGAACGTTGACCCAAGAATCGCTATTAACATTGACCCAATCACTCCAAAGAAGTTCGACAACATTTACTTCAAGAATCTCCAACAAGGCAAAGGACTCTTCACTTCAGACCAAGTTCTCTACACCGATCGTCGCTCTAGGCCCACCGTTGACTCTTGGGCCAAGAACTCAGCTGCTTTCAACGCCGCCTTTGTTAAAGCTATGACCAAGCTTGGCCGCGTTGGCGTTAAAACTGGACACAATGGTAACATTCGTCGTGACTGTGGAGCGTTTAACTAA
- the LOC106325554 gene encoding zinc finger protein AZF1-like, translating into MALETLNSPSSATASARPLLRYREEMEPENLEQWAKRKRTKRQRFDQSRLDQETAPSEEEYLALCLLMLARGSAVKSPLRPSPSSDHRGYKCTVCGKSFSSYQALGGHKTSHRKPASNVNVPINQEPSNNSHSNSNGGSVVINGNGFSQSGKIHTCSICFKSFSSGQALGGHKRCHYDGGNNGNGNGSSSNSVEVVGGSDGSYVDDERSSEQSATGDNRGFDLNLPADQVAVVIS; encoded by the coding sequence ATGGCTCTTGAGACTCTCAATTCTCCGAGTTCAGCCACCGCCTCCGCTCGGCCTCTTCTCCGGTATCGCGAAGAAATGGAGCCGGAGAATCTCGAGCAATGGGCTAAAAGAAAACGCACCAAACGACAACGTTTTGATCAGAGTCGTCTGGATCAAGAAACGGCTCCTTCAGAAGAAGAGTATCTCGCTCTTTGTCTCCTCATGCTCGCTCGTGGCTCCGCCGTGAAATCTCCTCTCCGTCCGTCACCGTCCTCCGACCACCGTGGTTACAAGTGTACGGTCTGCGGAAAGTCGTTTTCCTCTTACCAAGCCTTAGGTGGACACAAGACCAGTCACCGGAAACCGGCGAGCAACGTTAACGTTCCCATCAACCAAGAGCCGTCTAATAACAGTCATAGTAACAGCAACGGTGGTTCCGTCGTTATCAACGGTAACGGCTTTAGTCAAAGCGGGAAGATTCATACTTGCTCGATATGTTTCAAGTCGTTTTCGTCAGGTCAAGCGTTGGGTGGACACAAACGGTGTCACTATGACGGTGGTAATAACGGAAACGGTAACGGCAGTAGCAGCAACAGCGTGGAGGTCGTCGGTGGCAGTGACGGCAGCTATGTGGATGATGAAAGATCGTCAGAACAGAGCGCGACCGGCGACAACCGGGGGTTTGACTTGAATTTACCGGCTGATCAAGTCGCAGTTGTGATATCTTAA
- the LOC106322998 gene encoding glucan endo-1,3-beta-glucosidase 12 isoform X1: MRHLLYIFFFIPILGFAGAGQESTPIEALNLLQLLPQTTDLELAVSVRDNKTITEISSSIIKAETWLKTHVLSRYPSTKITTIVIFSPDSCQTTQRKPTFDLVLSSLKNLHHSLTRWGLEKNIKVSSGFSYQCLNNLEAFKPTLAFLRSINSTFTINPPPNFLYSPDNHLDMLRSVEKFGSLSFNRVNFLNPDQEEAAVAAMATRRNLRSLINFSRKFTLNFPTLPSPSPENSPVHSSIGYPSPQPSPEQSPPELSPAEQSPISSPAEQSPISSPPEKSPISSPPEKSPITSPPEKSPITSPPEQSPISFPPEKSPIASPGLSLSPCIPHPTPSPPPSPPVKEKGVEGLWCVAKPSVAAETLQQSLDFACGQGGANCDEIKPRGICFYPDTTVAHASYAFNSYWQKTKRNGGSCSFGGTAMLITTDPSYQHCRFVLS, translated from the exons ATGAGACATCTCCTTTACATTTTCTTCTTCATTCCCATTCTTGGTTTTGCAG GAGCTGGTCAAGAATCAACGCCCATTGAAGCTCTGAATCTCCTCCAACTTCTTCCTCAAACCACTGATCTTGAGCTAGCTGTTTCCGTGAGAGACAACAAAACCATTACCGAGATTTCATCAAGCATCATAAAGGCTGAAACTTGGCTTAAAACCCATGTCCTCTCTCGTTACCCTTCCACCAAAATCACCACCATTGTTATCTTTTCCCCTGACTCTTGCCAAACCACACAACGCAAACCCACCTTTGACCTGGTACTCTCATCTTTGAAGAACCTACACCATTCTCTCACAAGATGGGGTCTTGAGAAGAACATCAAAGTCTCCTCTGGCTTCTCTTACCAGTGCTTAAACAACCTAGAAGCCTTTAAACCTACTCTCGCCTTCCTCAGATCCATAAACTCCACTTTCACCATAAACCCACCTCCAAACTTCCTCTACTCTCCTGATAACCATCTTGATATGCTTCGTTCCGTGGAGAAGTTCGGATCTTTGAGCTTCAACAGAGTGAACTTCTTAAACCCTGACCAAGAAGAAGCTGCGGTGGCGGCGATGGCAACAAGAAGAAATCTCAGATCTTTAATCAATTTTAGCAGAAAATTCACATTAAACTTCCCAACACTGCCCTCTCCCTCACCGGAAAACTCACCAGTTCACTCCTCCATCGGATATCCATCTCCACAGCCTTCGCCGGAGCAATCTCCGCCGGAGCTCTCACCGGCGGAGCAATCTCCGATCTCATCTCCGGCAGAGCAATCTCCGATCTCATCTCCGCCGGAGAAATCTCCGATCTCATCTCCGCCGGAGAAATCTCCGATCACATCTCCGCCGGAGAAATCTCCGATCACATCTCCGCCGGAGCAATCTCCGATCTCATTTCCGCCGGAGAAATCTCCGATCGCATCTCCAGGACTCTCGCTTTCGCCGTGCATTCCTCATCCGACTCCTTCGCCGCCGCCGTCGCCGCCGGTGAAAGAGAAGGGGGTGGAAGGGCTGTGGTGCGTGGCGAAACCGAGCGTGGCGGCGGAGACGTTGCAGCAGTCTTTGGACTTTGCGTGCGGACAAGGAGGAGCCAACTGCGACGAGATTAAGCCTCGTGGGATATGTTTCTATCCGGACACGACCGTGGCTCACGCGTCTTATGCTTTCAACAGTTACTGGCAAAAGACGAAACGTAACGGAGGAAGTTGCTCTTTCGGTGGCACCGCTATGCTCATCACTACTGATCCAA GTTATCAGCATTGCAGGTTTGTTCTGAGTTGA